The Astyanax mexicanus isolate ESR-SI-001 chromosome 12, AstMex3_surface, whole genome shotgun sequence genome window below encodes:
- the LOC103027557 gene encoding rhodopsin — protein sequence MNGTEGPNFYVPMSNRSGLVRSPFEEPQYYLAEPWKYSLLAAYMLFLMVTSFPINFLTLYVTVQHKKLRTPLNYILLNLAVADLFMVIGGFTVTLYTALHGYFVLGVTGCNIEGFFATMGGEIALWSLVVLAIERYVVVCKPMTTFRFGEKHAIVGVGFTWVMALTCAVPPLLGWSRYIPEGMQCSCGIDYYTPKPEINNTSFVIYMFILHFSIPLFIIFFCYSRLLCTVRAAAAQQQESESTQRAEKEVTRMVVVMVIAFLVCWVPYATVAWYIFANQGTEFGPVFMTVPAFFAKSAALYNPVIYILLNRQFRNCMLTTVCCGKNPFGEEETSSTVSSKTQSSVVSSSQVAPA from the exons ATGAACGGGACAGAGGGTCCAAACTTCTACGTGCCGATGTCCAACAGGTCGGGCTTGGTCCGCAGCCCGTTCGAGGAGCCGCAGTATTACCTGGCTGAGCCGTGGAAGTACTCTCTGCTGGCCGCCTACATGCTTTTCCTCATGGTCACCTCATTTCCTATCAACTTCCTCACCTTGTACGTAACTGTGCAGCACAAGAAGCTCCGCACACCCCTCAACTACATCCTGCTGAACCTGGCTGTGGCGGACTTGTTCATGGTGATCGGGGGCTTCACAGTTACGCTCTACACCGCTCTGCACGGCTATTTCGTCCTGGGTGTGACGGGCTGCAATATCGAGGGCTTTTTTGCCACCATGGGAG GAGAGATCGCTCTGTGGTCTCTGGTGGTCTTGGCTATCGAGCGCTATGTTGTGGTCTGCAAGCCCATGACAACGTTCAGATTTGGAGAGAAGCACGCCATCGTAGGGGTCGGTTTTACCTGGGTTATGGCCCTCACCTGTGCTGTCCCACCACTCCTTGGGTGGTCTAG GTATATTCCAGAGGGGATGCAGTGCTCTTGTGGAATTGATTATTATACCCCAAAGCCTGAAATCAACAACACCTCATTCGTCATCTACATGTTCATCCTCCACTTCAGCATTCCCctcttcatcatcttcttctGTTACAGTCGCCTCCTCTGCACTGTCCGGGCG gCTGCAGCtcagcagcaggagtctgagAGCACTCAGAGGGCGGAGAAGGAGGTGACCCgtatggtggtggtgatggtgattgCATTCTTGGTGTGCTGGGTTCCGTATGCCACTGTAGCCTGGTACATATTTGCCAATCAAGGTACTGAGTTTGGTCCAGTGTTCATGACAGTTCCCGCCTTCTTCGCTAAGAGTGCTGCCCTCTACAACCCGGTCATCTACATCCTCCTCAACAGACAG TTCAGGAACTGCATGCTGACCACTGTGTGCTGTGGCAAGAATCCGTTCGGTGAGGAGGAGACCAGCTCCACCGTCTCCTCCAAGACTCAGTCTTCAGTGGTCTCCTCCAGCCAGGTGGCTCCTGCCTGA